The region CAAAAGGCTCCTGGTCGAGGCTGCGGCGGGTTTCGGGCTGGCCGGTTTGGGGATTGAACCCGGCGACCGGGGGGACGTCCACGGGGGCCGGGAGAAAATCCACGACCGCGTCCAGAAGCGGCTGGATGCCCTTGTTGCGCAGGGCCGCCCCGCAGAGGATGGGCACGAGGTCGAATTTCAGCGTGGCTTCCCGCAAAACGGCTTTGATCTCCCCGGGGGAAATTTCCTGCCCGGACAGATACTTCTCCAGGAGAGGATCGCTCCTCTCAGCCAGGGTTTCCAAAAGCCTATCCCGGTACTTCCGAGCATCGGGAAGAAACTCCGCCGGGATTTCCATCTCCTGAAAGGTGGCCCCCAGCGCCTCCTCGTCCCAGACGATTGCTTTCATTTTGATCAGGTCGATGACCCCCTGAAAGCGTTCTTCGGCTCCCAAGGGAATCTGGATGATGGCGGGGTGAGTCCCCAGCTTCTCCTTCATCGTCTCCACGGACCAGAAAAAGTTAGCCCCTACCCGATCCATTTTATTGATGAAGGTCAACCGGGGGACGCGGTATTTATCCGCTTGGTGCCAGACCGTTTCGGATTGAGGCTCCACTCCGCTCACCGCGTCAAAAATAGCCACGGCCCCATCCAACACCCGCAGGCTCCGTTCCACCTCGATGGTGAAATCCACATGGCCGGGTGTATCGATGATGTGAACTTCGTACCCTTTCCAGGGGCAGTGGGTCACCGCGGACGTGATCGTGATGCCCCGCTCCTGCTCCTGAGGCATCCAGTCCATTACCGCCTCTCCGTTGTGGACCTCGCCCATTTTGTGGGACCGCCCCGTGTAGTAGAGGATGCGCTCGGTAACCGTGGTCTTTCCGGCATCGATGTGGGCCATGATCCCGATGTTGCGAATTCGATTTAACCGACCTTTAGGTGCAGCCATTGTTTTTATTAATTATTCACCGCAGAGCACGCAAAATTTTAAAGACATCGTATGCCACAGAGGTCACCGAGAGCACAGAGAAAGGAAATCAAATAAAGAATCTTAAAAATACTTTTCCCGCATCCGCCTGGAAAGTTCAGCCAGGAGGCCCATGGCTTTTTCCGAATCTTCCACGGACATCAGCCCCATCCCGCAACTGGTCGTAAGCAGGGTTCTTTCCCGCAAAATTTCTGCACTGATTCCCTTGCCGCTCAGTTCACGAAACCCTCTCTCCAGCTTTTCCCTAAGGGCCTCAACCGTTTCCTGCCCCGTGAACTCCACTGTAGGGACAATCCCCCACGCCAAAACACCATGGCGAGAAAGAAAATCATTTAGCGCCTCGGGGTAGAGGGAGAAGCGTTCAAAAAATCCCCAGGCATCGAAATTGATGATGTCCGCCTTTGTCCTCAGGAGTAAGGACCAATCCGTATTCCCGCAGCAGTGCACCCCTACCCAGACGCCCTGAGCCTGAAATTCTTCGATCATTTCATTCAACCGCCCGGTAATGGTTGAAGCATCCACGCTAAAAAACGCCGACCCATAGGCTGATAGTCCTGGTTCATCAATGAAGAGGATAACTTCTTCCGCAATCGTTTTCATCCTTTGGATGATCCATCGGCCCCGCAGCAACAAGCCTTTCATCACGGCATCAAAGACGACCTCATTGTGGATGATGTCTTTCCCGTCATTGTCCTGGATCGACAAACCAAAGGTAATCGGTCCGACGATCTGTCCTTTGAAAAATCGTAAGGGTAAATGTTGATTTTCTTTAAGATATCGCATCATCCCTTCCAGGCCGCCCGCATAGGCCGGCGGAATAGGGTAAGAGTTCGTGTCACCGGTTAAATAAAAATTATAAACCTTTTCTAATTCCCGGGCCTTATCAAGAGTGGTATCGAAAAAAACCTTTCCTTTCTCTTCTTCAACCTTCAAGAAAGGAAGCCCGGGACTGACCTGAATGGTCATACTCTCCAGAAAACTGTGCTCAGGGAGCTGGGGCCAGAAGGGAGTTTGGGGCATGGTCCGGGCAATGAGCGCGCAGGCCCTTGGCACATCGGCATGGGGTAAACTCCCAACTCCTGTGGCCAGAAAGCAGGGCAGGAATCTTTTTTGGTCGTCCCTTTTCATAAAAATATGGGAAACACATTGATTTGTTTTGAAAATTTATAGTAGGAAATTCCACTTGCCTTGTCAAGACAAAACCAGGTTTTTACGTAACCCATCCGGTTTATTTACTTGCGTAAATATTGCAAACCCATTAAAATTTTTCTGATTTCATTCTTCGGGGCCGGCAAGCGGCTGGAGAGGATGTTTCCTTGAAGAGAGAGCAGCGCATACGGGCCCTCAAAGAAAGTGGAAAGTTTGAGGAAGCCGAAAAAGAAATCCAGGAAGGCCTGCGGCAGAACCCAGATCACACCCTGCTCAAGACCAGTCTGGCCGACCTGCACTTGCGCCAGGGTCATCTGGCCGAGGGGAGAATTTTAGCCGAGGAAGTCCTGGCGCATGATCCCCAGCATCCGCAAGCCCTGTCTGTCCTCGGTGATTTTTTTTTAAAGGAACACTTCCCCCACCAAGCTTGGGAGTGCTTCCGGCAAGCCTTTTTTCGCGACCCCAGGCCTTACCTAATCCTCAAAACCGCCCGTGCTCTCAAGGAAATGGGAAATTTCGCAGAGGCCTTGCAGGAACTGGAAAAAGTCCTCGTTGTCCAGCGGGAAAACTTTCCGTTCCTGAAAGAGAAGGCTTTGATTCTCAACCGCATGAAAAAGTTTGACCAGGCCCTGGACTGTTACGAAAAAGTAAAGGATAAGGGTCAAGTGTCAAAAGTGATCCCGTTGCAGGGAAAACTAAACTTGAAAAAAGGAATTTCCTATACAATGAACCTAAAATATTCTGATGAGGCCGGATGAAATCGCCAAGGCCTTTCGAACCGGCAGACGGGGAAGAGCGTTTCCTTCAGGCGCAATCCCTCATGGAGAGGGTCTTCGGCTTCCGGGATTTTCGCCCCGGGCAGGAAGAGATTCTCGAGGTTATTCTTGCGGGCGAGGATACGCTGGTGGTCATGCCTACCGGAGGGGGGAAATCGCTCTGCTACCAGCTGCCGGCCTTGGTCCTGCCCGGCGTGTCCCTGGTCATATCCCCCCTCATCGCCCTGATGAAGGACCAGGTGGATACTTTACGCGTCCGGGAACTTCCGGCCGTCTCCATCCATAGCCTGATGAGCATCGAAGAACAGGAAGAGGTCTTGGAAAAGATCCCCCTGGGAGCTTACAAGATTATCTACGTCTCCCCAGAACGTCTGCGGAACGGCCCGTTCATAAGCGCCCTGAAGAAACAGCCTGTATCGATGGTGGCCGTAGACGAAGCGCACTGCATCTCCGAGTGGGGGCATGATTTCCGACCGGATTATCTGCGGATCGGCCAGGCCCTCGACTGGCTGGGCCGGCCGCAGACCATTGCCCTCACCGCTACAGCGACTGCGAGGGTCCGGGAAGATATCATCACCCAGCTGAAGCTCCGGGCTCCACGGCAGTTTATCACGGGCTTCGACCGGGAGAACCTCTTCTGGGAGGTCTCACCCTTAAGGGGGGCCAAAGAAAAGCTGTCTTTGCTTACCCGGCGGCTGCAAAGCTTTTCCAGTGGGGCAATCGTTTACACGGGAACGCGGAAGAGCGTGGAATCCATCGTCGGCCACATGAGGAACCAGGGAGTTACCGCAGAGGGATATCACGCCGGGATGGAAGATGAAGAACGCATCCGGGTGCAGGAAGAATTTTTAGAAGGCCGCCTGAACCTCATCGTGGCCACCAACGCTTTCGGCATGGGGATCGACCGCTCGGACATCCGCATGGTCATCCACCATCAAATACCGGGAAGCATCGAGTCCTATTATCAAGAATCCGGACGGGCCGGCCGTGACGGTGAGCGGTCCGCCTGCCTTCTTCTTTTCTCGCCGGCAGACCGCCGTCTCCAGGAGTTCTTCATCGAAGCCAGCTATCCCGCCCCGGAAGTTATCCTGGCGGTTCACCGCACGCTGCTGCAGAGGCCGGAAGACATGATCTGGTTGACCTACCGGGAAATCGGAATGCTCTGCCAGCCGCCAGTGGCTGACGTGGCCGTGGCTTCCGTCCTCAAGATCCTGGAAGAGGCGGGGGTGATTCACCGCCTCCATCGGTATGAGAACCGGGCCGAGCTTTATCTGCGGGTCCGGCCGGCAGCCATCCTCCAATCCCTGCCGAAAAAATTTTCCGCCAAAGCGGCTTTTCTGAAGATCCTCCGCGATCATTACACGGATGAAGAGCTGCTGGAAGGAATTCAGTTCCTCCCGGATGAGATGGCCGCCAAAGCCGCCCTTTCCAAAGAGGCTTTCCGGAGATTGATATTGGACCTGGAAGCAAGGGAGGAGGGAGCGTATATTCCCCCTTTCCGGGGAAGGGGCCTCCGTATGCTTTTACGCCTGCCCTCTGCCGAGCTGAAAATTGATTTCCAGAAATTGCAGCTCCGCAAGGCCCACCAGCTGGAAAAGCTGGACCAGATGATGGCTTATGGAACGTCGACCCGTTGCCGCCGGGCCTTCCTCCTTGATTACTTCGGGGACCGCTTTTCCTCCACTGATTGTGGCCGTTGTGACGTCTGCCAGCAGCGCCGGAGGGCGCCCACAGCTGTCCCGAGAGGAATGGACCCCATCTTAGCCGTCAAGATCCTGAGCGGAGTAGCCCGCCTGCAGGGTCGCTTCGGACAGTCCATGGCCGTAAAAATGCTGGCCGGGTCTAAAGACAGTAAGGTCGAACAATTCCGGCTGCACCGCCTTTCCACCTATGGGCTTCTGGCCGAATTCAGTCAAAGCCAGGTTGAGAAGTGGGTTCAGG is a window of Deltaproteobacteria bacterium DNA encoding:
- a CDS encoding methionine synthase translates to MKRDDQKRFLPCFLATGVGSLPHADVPRACALIARTMPQTPFWPQLPEHSFLESMTIQVSPGLPFLKVEEEKGKVFFDTTLDKARELEKVYNFYLTGDTNSYPIPPAYAGGLEGMMRYLKENQHLPLRFFKGQIVGPITFGLSIQDNDGKDIIHNEVVFDAVMKGLLLRGRWIIQRMKTIAEEVILFIDEPGLSAYGSAFFSVDASTITGRLNEMIEEFQAQGVWVGVHCCGNTDWSLLLRTKADIINFDAWGFFERFSLYPEALNDFLSRHGVLAWGIVPTVEFTGQETVEALREKLERGFRELSGKGISAEILRERTLLTTSCGMGLMSVEDSEKAMGLLAELSRRMREKYF
- a CDS encoding RecQ family ATP-dependent DNA helicase, giving the protein MKSPRPFEPADGEERFLQAQSLMERVFGFRDFRPGQEEILEVILAGEDTLVVMPTGGGKSLCYQLPALVLPGVSLVISPLIALMKDQVDTLRVRELPAVSIHSLMSIEEQEEVLEKIPLGAYKIIYVSPERLRNGPFISALKKQPVSMVAVDEAHCISEWGHDFRPDYLRIGQALDWLGRPQTIALTATATARVREDIITQLKLRAPRQFITGFDRENLFWEVSPLRGAKEKLSLLTRRLQSFSSGAIVYTGTRKSVESIVGHMRNQGVTAEGYHAGMEDEERIRVQEEFLEGRLNLIVATNAFGMGIDRSDIRMVIHHQIPGSIESYYQESGRAGRDGERSACLLLFSPADRRLQEFFIEASYPAPEVILAVHRTLLQRPEDMIWLTYREIGMLCQPPVADVAVASVLKILEEAGVIHRLHRYENRAELYLRVRPAAILQSLPKKFSAKAAFLKILRDHYTDEELLEGIQFLPDEMAAKAALSKEAFRRLILDLEAREEGAYIPPFRGRGLRMLLRLPSAELKIDFQKLQLRKAHQLEKLDQMMAYGTSTRCRRAFLLDYFGDRFSSTDCGRCDVCQQRRRAPTAVPRGMDPILAVKILSGVARLQGRFGQSMAVKMLAGSKDSKVEQFRLHRLSTYGLLAEFSQSQVEKWVQELLANGCLMQHRIVMGGKPYPVLLLTPRGREVMKGQEQVSLSPAPTEIKIAAPTGMEEFCEDLFEELRKSRLHLARRENLPPYCIFHDRTLREMARDLPDSPVKMMAIAGVGEITFRKYGRHFLDLISSYLSRKKQAGMEVGP
- a CDS encoding tetratricopeptide repeat protein encodes the protein MKREQRIRALKESGKFEEAEKEIQEGLRQNPDHTLLKTSLADLHLRQGHLAEGRILAEEVLAHDPQHPQALSVLGDFFLKEHFPHQAWECFRQAFFRDPRPYLILKTARALKEMGNFAEALQELEKVLVVQRENFPFLKEKALILNRMKKFDQALDCYEKVKDKGQVSKVIPLQGKLNLKKGISYTMNLKYSDEAG